A stretch of the Rhizobium sullae genome encodes the following:
- a CDS encoding HlyD family type I secretion periplasmic adaptor subunit: MKDMKVVPLPVSPPAAPVPLRLTGVTLTGFAIMFLFFGMAGGWATIAPLESAAVAPGVIKVAGDRKLIQHLEGGIIAELNAANGDIVRAGEILVQLDNTQATAKLDLIHNRIATREALAARLRAERDGKVEIEFDLGLLANPAKAARDAVASQRDVFAAKHHNLKDEREILNQRRRQTEEEITGLEELIITEDKQIEAIESETKDLESLLKRGLVTRERNLMLRRQQREIEGERATNVAAIARARSAMAEIDMQILNLNTVRLNEAVQELSKVEAELFDLRQEERAAKDVLARTNVVAPVDSIVMDLKVHTTGGVVKPGETLMTVVPLGQQLVVEAMVRPEDVETIAPGQRARVSFPAFARYNLPPLDGVVEIVSADRMVEERTGAPYFAATVLIDKSELAKLEGRKLLPGMSSEAMIRTGARTVLSYLAEPITQNLRRAMREK, encoded by the coding sequence ATGAAGGATATGAAGGTCGTTCCGTTGCCCGTTTCGCCACCCGCCGCCCCAGTTCCCCTGCGTCTCACAGGTGTGACGCTCACCGGCTTCGCGATCATGTTCCTGTTTTTCGGCATGGCCGGGGGTTGGGCGACGATTGCGCCGTTGGAAAGCGCCGCAGTGGCACCGGGCGTCATCAAGGTTGCCGGCGACCGCAAGCTCATCCAGCACCTCGAGGGCGGCATCATAGCAGAGTTGAACGCCGCCAACGGTGATATCGTCAGGGCGGGTGAAATCCTCGTCCAGCTCGACAACACACAGGCGACGGCGAAGCTTGATCTGATCCACAATCGGATAGCAACGCGTGAGGCGCTGGCCGCTCGTCTGCGGGCTGAGCGGGATGGCAAGGTCGAGATCGAATTTGATCTGGGGCTGCTCGCAAACCCCGCTAAAGCCGCAAGGGACGCGGTGGCCTCACAGCGTGACGTGTTCGCAGCAAAGCACCACAACTTAAAGGACGAGCGGGAAATCCTCAACCAGCGCCGTCGCCAGACCGAGGAAGAGATAACGGGACTGGAGGAGCTTATCATCACCGAGGACAAGCAGATTGAGGCGATCGAGAGTGAAACCAAAGACCTTGAAAGTCTCCTCAAGCGCGGGCTAGTCACCCGCGAGCGGAACCTGATGCTCAGGCGGCAACAGCGGGAGATCGAGGGGGAGCGCGCGACCAACGTCGCGGCGATCGCTCGTGCCAGAAGCGCCATGGCCGAGATTGACATGCAAATCCTGAACCTCAACACGGTGCGGCTGAACGAGGCGGTCCAGGAATTGAGCAAGGTCGAGGCGGAGTTGTTTGACCTCAGACAGGAAGAGCGTGCCGCCAAGGACGTGCTTGCCCGTACCAACGTCGTTGCACCAGTCGACAGCATCGTCATGGACCTGAAGGTCCACACGACGGGCGGTGTCGTGAAACCCGGTGAGACACTGATGACAGTCGTGCCCCTCGGACAGCAACTCGTGGTCGAGGCCATGGTCAGGCCAGAGGACGTCGAGACGATCGCCCCTGGACAGCGCGCACGCGTCAGTTTCCCGGCCTTTGCCCGCTACAATCTCCCTCCACTCGACGGCGTCGTGGAGATCGTGTCGGCTGACCGGATGGTGGAGGAGCGCACCGGGGCACCCTATTTCGCCGCGACCGTGTTGATCGATAAGAGCGAACTCGCCAAGCTGGAGGGCCGTAAGCTGCTGCCCGGCATGTCGAGCGAGGCGATGATCCGGACGGGTGCTCGCACCGTGCTTTCTTATCTGGCTGAGCCTATCACACAGAATCTCCGCCGAGCGATGCGCGAAAAATAG